One Candidatus Delongbacteria bacterium genomic window, ACGTAATAATTAAAGTTATTCAGATTAATTTGTTTTAACTAAAGTATCCTATAGAGATTAGATATGAAAGCCCAGGGTATATGAATTTTAGGAGGTTTTATGAAAGAAAACATCTTAAAAAATATACGTAATCGATTAATTGATTTAACACTATTAGCACTTGTGTTATTAATGATTCCAATCATTCTTTCTTCATTTTATAGAAACAGTAAAACTGGATTTGAAATTATTCAACTTGTTTCACCGATGTTGTTGATCTTCACCAGTGTGATTTATTTTTTGCGAAATAGAATTCCTACTCAGTTTAAAATATATACTTTTTTAGGTTTTCTTATCCTAAATTCTTTCTTTGCTTTTTGGAGTTATGGTCTTTTAAGCATGGGTGTTTCATTACTTCTTTTAATGGCAACATCTGCAATTTTACTATTAGATAAAAAGTCAATCATAAAAATTCTAATCCTAATCATTTTTTTCTTTTGTGGTTTTGCTGTGGCTTACACAAAAGGTTGGTTAAGTTATCATAGAGATGTAGAATTATATGCTACGAGTTTCTCAACTTGGTTCACGCAATTTGTCAGTTTTGTAGCAATCTTGCTCGTTGTTTATTTCTCTCTCACTTACACCATTGAGTCCTTACAAAAAGTCCTTTTAGAAAATCAAAAATTATATGAAAAAAGACAAGAGGAACTTGAAAAACTTGTTGAAGAAAGAACTGTACAACTTGAAGAAACTTTAAGTACCCTTATGCAAAAGGAAAAAATGGCTTCTCTTGGTAATCTTGTCGCAGGCGTTGCTCACGAAATCAATACGCCTTTAGGGGTTGCCATAACCGCTAATTCCTTTATAAGTGATCGTTACAAAACCATTCAGAAGAAAATAGACGAGAATACCCTTAAAAAATCAGAGCTTGATGATTTTCTATTCAATATCAATGAAACCAGTCAAATTCTTGAAGAAACCTTATATAGAGCAGCTGAATTGGTAAAAAGTTTCAAGAAAATATCCGTTCATCATGCTTCAAATTATAAAACTTTGTTCAACCTTACAGAATACATAGATTCTACAATATTAACTTTAAAACATGAGTATAAAAACACAGGTACACAAATTTTATTTGATGCCTCCACCCCATATTGGGTAGAAAGTGATCCAAGTGTTTTTTCTCAGCTTTTTACAAATCTTATTCTTAATGCACTCATACATGGATTAAAACACTCAGAACATGGCATTATTAAAATTAACTTAGAGCCCATTGACACAGGACTCAAAATTTCCTTTTCGGACAATGGTAGTGGAATACCTCAAGAACTTCAAAATAAAGTCTTTGATCCATTCTTTACCACCAATCGCAATAACGGTGGTAGTGGTTTAGGTTTAAGTATTGTCCATAGCATCATCACAGAGTATTTAAAAGGCTCAATTCAACTTATTAGCAACGCAAATGAAGGGACAACCTTTATCATGAAACTACCTCTAATTCTTCATAAAAACAAAAAGGACACATAAGTGTCCTTTTCATCTTAATATCGCTCTAACTGGAGAAGCCTCTACATCATCAAATCGCATTGGTAAAGCCACCAATTCATAAACACCTTCATCCACTTCACTTAAGTCTAAACCTTCAAAGATCAGAATATCATGACTTAATAAAATTTTATGTGTTGGATGACCTGGTTGCTCTCTCTCGGCTCCTAATCCATCAATACCTACACCCTTCAAATTGAATGTAGCAATGTAATTGGCTGCTTCTTCTGAGATATAAATGAATTCAGGATTAAAAGTCTCCAAAGCACTATTTTTTGTTTTAAAAAGAATAAACTCATATGCAGCCAAATTGATGTTCTGCAAATCTCTTTTTAACAAACGGTGATTCAAATAAGTTGCATCCTTAACATAACATCGACCAACAAATTGGCTGATTTCGTAATCCTTTGAGGTTTTTCCATCAGGAATCATATGCTTTGGAAAATCTACATGGGTACCTGTGTGTAAATTCATAGTTACGTCAGACTCAAAAACATGACTCTCCTGTCTATTGCTAATTTTAGGTTTCTTTTCTTCTTTATTCTTATAAACGCGCATTTGTTCATTAATTTTCATGGTAATGTCAATCATCGATCCACCATCCTTTTTCTACAAGTACATATTGATCCCACATCTTATAGGGCTCATAAATTACTAACTCTTGTTTTTCTTTAATTTTCACTACTTTATCAACAATTTCCCAAGATGTTTCAATTTCTTCCCAGGAGGCAAATAAAGATTTGTCTCCTAACATCGTATCTAATAGTAAGCGACTATAGGCTGAAGGTTCTGCACCATATTTTAAGCAACTATGACAATAGTTCATAGTGACTTTTGTGACATCCGTTGAAATACCTGGCATTTTCGAATTCATTTGAAGGTAAATTCCTTCCTCAGGTTGTATTTCAATCATGAGAACATTCTCATTAACATTGCCTTTATTTTTCTTAAATCTGACAACTACATGAGCATGCTTTATTGCCAGTGCTTTACCTGTCTTAATATAAAAGGGAACATTCTCCCATCTCTTAGAATCTATCAACAATTTCATGGCTACAAAGGTTTCTGTTTTTGAACCTTCAGGGATGTCTTTTTCCTGATGATAACCCTCGTATTGACCAAAAACATTGTCTGTTGTTAATTGTATTTTCTTAAGAATTTTATTCTTTTCACTTCTGATCTCACTAGGTGTTAAGTT contains:
- a CDS encoding HAMP domain-containing histidine kinase, giving the protein MKENILKNIRNRLIDLTLLALVLLMIPIILSSFYRNSKTGFEIIQLVSPMLLIFTSVIYFLRNRIPTQFKIYTFLGFLILNSFFAFWSYGLLSMGVSLLLLMATSAILLLDKKSIIKILILIIFFFCGFAVAYTKGWLSYHRDVELYATSFSTWFTQFVSFVAILLVVYFSLTYTIESLQKVLLENQKLYEKRQEELEKLVEERTVQLEETLSTLMQKEKMASLGNLVAGVAHEINTPLGVAITANSFISDRYKTIQKKIDENTLKKSELDDFLFNINETSQILEETLYRAAELVKSFKKISVHHASNYKTLFNLTEYIDSTILTLKHEYKNTGTQILFDASTPYWVESDPSVFSQLFTNLILNALIHGLKHSEHGIIKINLEPIDTGLKISFSDNGSGIPQELQNKVFDPFFTTNRNNGGSGLGLSIVHSIITEYLKGSIQLISNANEGTTFIMKLPLILHKNKKDT
- a CDS encoding cyclase family protein; this translates as MIDITMKINEQMRVYKNKEEKKPKISNRQESHVFESDVTMNLHTGTHVDFPKHMIPDGKTSKDYEISQFVGRCYVKDATYLNHRLLKRDLQNINLAAYEFILFKTKNSALETFNPEFIYISEEAANYIATFNLKGVGIDGLGAEREQPGHPTHKILLSHDILIFEGLDLSEVDEGVYELVALPMRFDDVEASPVRAILR